In Candidatus Melainabacteria bacterium, a single genomic region encodes these proteins:
- a CDS encoding sulfite exporter TauE/SafE family protein has translation MEIIGTNLVYLVSLVFLVAALYSSVGHGGASGYLAILAFTSFSSHEMSTTALILNVIVSGIAFFSYFRAGHFSFKLILPFLIGSIPLSYLGGTIHITQKIYFLLLSIVLIIAAIRMALPLSQKLKEETSPNFYTALFSGGIIGLVSGIVGIGGGIFLSPLMIFMNWASPKNASAASAFFILVNSISGLLGRLSSGIMDIGSLIPLIIAASVGGLVGAYLGANTFSSLTLRRCLAFTLLIAALKSGFK, from the coding sequence ATGGAAATAATTGGTACAAACCTTGTTTATTTAGTCTCACTAGTTTTTTTGGTAGCAGCATTATATTCATCTGTAGGACATGGTGGAGCATCAGGATATCTTGCAATACTTGCATTTACATCATTTTCATCACACGAAATGTCTACAACAGCATTAATATTAAATGTTATTGTTTCTGGCATTGCATTTTTTTCTTACTTTCGCGCAGGACACTTTTCTTTTAAATTAATTCTTCCTTTTTTAATAGGTTCTATACCTTTATCATATCTTGGAGGAACTATACACATAACTCAAAAAATATATTTCTTACTTTTATCAATTGTTCTTATTATTGCAGCTATTAGAATGGCACTGCCCTTGTCACAAAAACTAAAAGAAGAAACCTCTCCAAACTTCTATACAGCATTATTTTCAGGTGGAATAATTGGTTTAGTTTCAGGAATAGTTGGAATAGGTGGTGGAATATTTTTAAGTCCACTTATGATATTTATGAATTGGGCAAGTCCAAAAAATGCTAGTGCAGCATCTGCATTTTTTATACTTGTTAATTCAATCAGTGGGCTATTAGGAAGATTATCATCTGGAATAATGGATATTGGATCACTTATACCTCTTATAATAGCTGCATCAGTTGGAGGGTTAGTAGGTGCTTATCTTGGTGCAAATACTTTTTCATCCCTAACTCTTAGAAGATGCCTTGCTTTTACACTTTTAATAGCTGCACTTAAATCAGGGTTTAAGTAG